One part of the Bdellovibrio bacteriovorus genome encodes these proteins:
- a CDS encoding Spy/CpxP family protein refolding chaperone: MKFNLVLAGALVATMMSTNAWARSEGREHHKNDEIALENHFSPKKMKELNLTEEQKEKLKAIREAAKAEKQKCREDMRAARKAFKESLRSNASKEAVTAAYQSMLEKKQQLSKARLDTLLSARDVLTEEQRAKLFSHGSKGSEE; this comes from the coding sequence ATGAAGTTTAATCTGGTTTTGGCAGGAGCCCTCGTCGCGACAATGATGTCCACAAATGCCTGGGCTCGTTCCGAGGGGCGCGAGCATCACAAGAATGATGAAATTGCTCTGGAAAATCATTTCAGCCCGAAGAAAATGAAAGAGCTGAATTTGACTGAAGAGCAAAAGGAAAAACTCAAAGCCATTCGTGAAGCCGCAAAGGCTGAAAAGCAAAAATGCCGTGAGGACATGAGAGCGGCCCGGAAAGCTTTCAAGGAATCCCTGCGCAGCAATGCCTCCAAAGAAGCAGTGACCGCGGCTTATCAAAGTATGCTGGAAAAGAAGCAGCAATTATCCAAGGCTCGTTTGGACACCTTGTTGTCTGCTCGCGACGTTTTGACGGAAGAGCAGCGAGCTAAACTGTTCAGCCATGGGTCCAAGGGATCTGAGGAGTAG
- a CDS encoding pyroglutamyl-peptidase I produces MGKKILLTGFEPFLGEPVNPSQILLENIKRDLTFNDQVHTLLLPVSFAKAPRLVAAAMAMQDYDCVLMLGQAGGRKNICLERVGLNWNETEKPDEDGSTPVRGTISSQAPPALFTTAPVEQWMQILKEHQIPVEISLSAGGYVCNNVYFKTLQVLGSSPETEACFIHVPYLPEQAEGKPDRPPGMELETMLKAVKLILSSILQRS; encoded by the coding sequence TTGGGTAAAAAGATTCTGCTTACGGGCTTTGAACCATTCTTGGGTGAACCCGTCAATCCCAGCCAAATCCTTCTTGAAAACATCAAGAGGGATTTGACGTTTAATGATCAGGTGCACACCTTGCTGCTGCCGGTGTCTTTTGCAAAAGCGCCGAGGCTTGTGGCCGCGGCCATGGCGATGCAGGACTATGATTGCGTACTGATGCTGGGACAAGCCGGTGGGCGCAAGAACATCTGCCTTGAGCGCGTGGGACTGAACTGGAATGAAACCGAAAAACCCGACGAGGACGGCAGCACGCCGGTGCGCGGGACTATTTCTTCGCAAGCGCCACCAGCGCTCTTCACCACCGCGCCGGTGGAACAGTGGATGCAAATTCTAAAAGAGCACCAGATCCCGGTGGAGATATCCCTCAGCGCGGGGGGCTATGTCTGCAACAATGTTTACTTTAAAACTTTGCAGGTTCTGGGCTCTTCACCCGAAACGGAAGCGTGTTTTATTCATGTGCCTTATCTGCCTGAGCAGGCTGAGGGCAAACCCGACCGTCCCCCGGGTATGGAGCTGGAAACCATGCTGAAGGCCGTTAAATTGATTCTCAGCTCGATTTTACAAAGATCCTGA